From a single Lolium rigidum isolate FL_2022 chromosome 7, APGP_CSIRO_Lrig_0.1, whole genome shotgun sequence genomic region:
- the LOC124678581 gene encoding xylan glycosyltransferase MUCI21-like — MVHHHRASLLLHHNQQQQQGKGGDALLLMLASFAFASCLLLLLPTSPAFSAAMDDLLQQLGSTRCGQELTPPAPCSAVANGTICCDRTAKRTDVCVMRGDVRTQPRSNSLLLLLPATNSSAAADERIRPYTRKWESSVMSTIDELRLRAVPVPKAPDASARCDVRHDVPAVVFSTGGYTGNVYHEFNDGIIPLYITARRYDRNVVFVMLEYHDWWITKYGHVVEQLSAHAPVDLANDNRTHCFPEAVVGLRIHDELAIDASRMPGSQGIRDFRQMLDDAYRGRVTVLVEEEEKAKAAAEAEATSKRHPQETTDDKPRLTIVSRNGSRAIENEAELARAAAEAGFQVDLLQPRPDTELAQMYRVLNGSDVMVGVHGAAMTHFLFMRPGSVFIQVVPLGTDWAAENYYGQPARRLGLRYIPYKILPSESSLYRRYSSDHPVLTDPVTVNANGWQVTKKVYLDGQNVRLDMPRFRRRLREAYGHWAAQRRRQQS; from the coding sequence ATGGTGCACCACCACCGGGCGAGCCTGCTGCTGCACCacaaccagcagcagcagcagggcaaGGGCGGCGACGCGCTCCTGCTCATGCTCGCcagcttcgccttcgcctcctgcctgctgctgctcctccccacCAGCCCGGCCTTCTCCgccgccatggacgacctcctGCAGCAGCTCGGGAGTACGCGCTGCGGCCAGGAGCTGACGCCACCGGCGCCATGCTCCGCGGTGGCCAACGGTACCATCTGCTGCGACCGCACCGCCAAGCGCACCGACGTATGCGTCATGCGCGGGGACGTCCGCACCCAGCCTCGCTCCAACtcgctcctcctgctcctgcccGCCACcaactcctccgccgccgctgacgAGCGCATCCGGCCCTACACCCGCAAGTGGGAGTCCAGCGTCATGAGCACCATCGACGAGCTCCGCCTCCGCGCCGTCCCCGTCCCTAAggcgcccgacgcgtcagcgcgcTGCGACGTTCGCCACGACGTCCCAGCCGTGGTCTTCTCCACCGGCGGGTACACCGGCAACGTCTACCACGAGTTCAACGACGGCATCATCCCGCTCTACATCACCGCGCGCCGCTACGACAGGAACGTGGTCTTCGTCATGCTCGAGTACCACGACTGGTGGATCACCAAGTACGGCCACGTCGTGGAGCAGCTCTCCGCCCACGCGCCCGTCGACCTCGCCAACGACAACCGGACGCACTGCTTCCCGGAGGCCGTCGTCGGGCTGCGCATCCACGACGAGCTCGCCATCGACGCGTCAAGGATGCCGGGGTCCCAGGGTATCCGGGACTTCCGGCAGATGCTCGACGACGCCTACCGCGGACGCGTCACGGTGCTCGtcgaggaggaagagaaggccaaggccgccgcGGAAGCGGAAGCGACGAGCAAACGGCACCCTCAAGAAACTACGGACGACAAGCCGCGGCTGACGATCGTGTCCCGGAACGGGTCCCGCGCGATCGAGAACGAGGCCGAgctggcgcgcgcggcggcggaggccgggtTCCAAGTGGACCTGCTGCAGCCGCGGCCGGACACGGAGCTCGCCCAGATGTACCGCGTCCTCAACGGGTCGGACGTCATGGTGGGCGTGCACGGCGCCGCCATGACGCACTTCCTCTTCATGCGCCCCGGCTCCGTCTTCATCCAGGTCGTCCCGCTCGGCACCGACTGGGCCGCCGAGAACTACTACGGTCAGCCGGCGCGGCGGCTCGGCCTGCGCTACATCCCCTACAAGATCCTCCCGTCCGAGAGCTCGCTGTACCGCCGCTACTCCAGCGACCACCCGGTGCTCACCGACCCGGTCACCGTCAACGCCAACGGCTGGCAGGTCACCAAGAAGGTGTACCTGGACGGCCAGAATGTGCGGCTGGACATGCCGCGGTTCCGGCGCCGGCTGCGCGAGGCGTACGGCCACTGGGCGGCGCAGAGGCGCCGCCAACAGAGCTAA